From Pseudomonas hormoni:
GTCACCGCGAGCACCGGCCTGGTGCTGAAGCCCACTGTCACCTTCGACGACTGCCCGGCACTGGATGTGATTTGCATTCCCGGCGGCAGCGGTGTCGGGCCGTTGATGGAGGATGACGAAACGTTGGCGTTCATCAAGGCTCAGGCGGCCCATGCGCGGTATGTCACTTCGGTGTGCACGGGAGCGCTGGTGCTGGGCGCTGCGGGCCTGCTCAAGGGTAAACACGCAACCACTCACTGGGCGTATCACGAATTGCTCGCGCCATTGGGTGCGATCCCGGTGAAGGATCGGGTGGTGCGCGATGGCAATCTGTTGACCGGTGGCGGGATCACCGCGGGCATCGATTTCGCGCTGACATTGGCCGCTGAATTGTTCGATAAGGACACGGCGCAGCTGGTGCAGTTGCAGCTGGAATATGCTCCGGCGCCGCCGTTTGCTTCGGGCTGCCCTGAGACGGCGCCGGTCAGCGTGCTGGAAGACGCGCGGAAACGGGCTGCCGGGTCGTTGAAATTGCGCTCGGAAATCACCGAGCGTGTTGCGGCGAAGCTCGATCAGGCTTCAGTACGCTGATCCATTCCTCGGTGCAGCCAGTGTCCGGCTTCACCGAGGACTTTCCATCGCCCACAAAAAAACCCGCCTAAGCGGGTTTCTCAAGACCATTGCGACTCCTGTCAGCAGCCATCCAGGCCTATGGTCGATCATCCGTGATCCTGAGTGCATCCTGCGACTCAGTTGATGGATCCAGAGTAACTGCATTGTTGAAGCATAAACAGACGACATACCCGCGCTCTGGTGTAAGCCATTGACCATCAAAGCCCCAAATCTGCAAAGTGTGGTGCGGGGGCAGGTGTGGCGAGGGAGCTTGCTCCCGCTCGGCTGCGAAGCAGTCGCAAAGCTTTTGGGGCCGCTTCGCGACTCTGCGGGAGCAAGCTCCCTCGCCACACAGGCTCGCTCCCACAAAGAAAATGGTCAGCTTTTCAGCAGACGAAAAAAAACCCGCCGAAGCGGGTTTTTCCCAAGACCATGTCGACTCCCTGTCGATAGCGTTCCGTGCTGATGGCCGATCATCCTTGATCCCGAAGCACTTCCTGTGCCCCGGTTGATGAAGCCAGATTACGCATCGGATCCAATCTGCAACAGGCGACATAGTTACCACTGCGTGTAAGACATTCGCTATACCACCCCTTCCGAAAACCCTTAGACGCATCAGGTGTCTAGCCTGGAAGCCGCGAGTTTCCGGGCCTGCAGTCGCCTTTCAACCTGGGTTCGAACTTGCGCCCACTACTCGCTCTGCTGCAGGCGAGCCTTGGTGTTGATCTTCAGAAATTCTTCGATGTTGCTCATCTGCTCATCCCAACCACGGCTGTCCATGCGGAACGCCTTTAGCCGCCGCGTCTGGGGAATGTGATCGAAACCGGACTCGGTGACCTTGAGCAAGGTGCCGTTATCCATGTCTTCAAGCTCGAACTTCACCAGCGTGGTGGGCTCCTGGGAGTAGTCGACTTCCGGCTCGACGGCATACGGGTGCCAGCGAAACGAAAATACCCGCTCCGGCTCGACTCGCTCTACCAGGACATTCCACAGCAAGTGCTCATAACCGGGGTAGGTAATCTGCCCCTGAGTCCATTCGCCGGCGACAAAACGCTTGCCTTCCAGTGCCACGCCAAACCACTGCCCGAACGCTTCGGCGTTGGCCAGCACACGCCAGACCTGCGAGCGCGGCGCTTTAAGCAGGATCTTCCTTTCGATGCGATCTGATGCTGGGTTCATAAGTCACCTCCTGTACTGAACAGTAGGCCTGTAAGACCACAAGACCAACCTTAAAGTTGTATCAATCAGGTTTCTCAATCAACCCTGCCTGAAATATTCGGCCTCACATCCGCGCCAAAGTTCGCGGTTGAGAACGAGAGTCAACCGACTGGAACTGCTACCGTTTGCAGGGACGACATTGACCGGACAAGGAAGATTCATGCAGCCCTCACTCACGGAACGTTATCGCGGCGCCCTGCTGGGCCTGGCCTGCGGTGATGCCGTCGGCACCACTGTCGAGTTCCAGCCACGCGGTTCGTTCAGGCCCTTGTCTGACATGGTGGGCGGCGGCCCTTTCCATCTGAAGCCCGGGCAATGGACCGATGATACCTCGATGGCGTTGTGCCTGGCCGAAAGCCTGCTGAGCAAAAACGGCTTCGATGCCACCGACCAGATGGGCCGCTACCTCAATTGGTGGCAATGGGGTTACCTGAGTTCGACCGGGGAATGCTTCGACATTGGCATGACCGTCAGTGATGCCTTGACCCGGTATCAGCAAACCGGCGACCCCTTCGCCGGTTCAACCGATCCCTACACGGCGGGAAATGGCTCGTTGATGCGGCTGGTGCCGGTGGTTTTGTACCATTTCCCCGACAGCGACCGCATCCGGACATTTTCCGCGAACAGTTCCCGCACGACCCACGCGGCACCAGAAGCGATCGAATGTTGTCATTTGTTCGCTGAACTAATCTGCAATGCATTACAAGGCGCAGCCAAGGCGGATTTACTCGGCTTGCCGGCAACGACATTCCTGGAACCCAAGGTCGCGGCCATCGCCCAAGGCGATTACCTCGTCAAACCTGAAAGTGATATCCGGGGCAGCGGTTACTGCGTCGCCTCACTGGAAGCGGCGCTGTGGTGTTTTCATCACACCGACAGTTTCGAAGCCGCCATCCTGAAAGCCGCCAACCTGGGCGATGACGCCGATACCACCGCAGCCATCGTTGGTCAGTTGGCCGGAGCCCACTACGGTGTGCAGGCCATTCCCGATGGCTGGTTGACTAAGTTGCACTGGCGCGAAAACATCGAGGTTTACGCAGATCGCTTGCTCAAGGTTTCAACCGACCACACCGCAAGCGAATGAGGCTTCGCTACACTGCCCCTCACTTTTCCGGTCACAGCGAGAATCCCCATGCACCCACGCTTGCTACTGGCGCTGACGCCGCTGCTGTTTACCACCGTCGCCCATGCCGTCGATTGCGACAACGCCACCGACCAGGCCACGATGAATCAATGTGCGGCGCAGCAGAACAAGGCGGCGGACAAGGAGTTGAATGCGCTTTACCAGCAGATCACCGAGCGCTTGAAGGGCAGTCCCGACAGCAAGAAGCTGTTGGTTGGCGCGCAGCGGGCGTGGATCGGGTTTCGGGATGCCGAGTGCAAGTTCTCCGCGTCCGGGGTTGAGGGTGGGAGTGTTTATCCGTTGATCTACAGCAATTGCATCACGGAGTTGACCAAGGCGCGGGTGGAGACTTTCAAAATTTACTTGAAGTGTCAGGAGGGGGATTTGAGTTGTCCGGTGCCTGGGGTTTGATGCTCTAGTGCCTGTCAGGGCCTCATCGCGGGCAAGCCCGCTCCCACAGGGTTCTATGATGTTCACACCATGGTGAGCACACTGAAGATCCACTGTGGGAGCGGCGGTACGACGATTCGACTTGCTCGCGATGGCGTCAGATCAGACGCCGTAACTACCGGACAAATATCTGCGCCGTGGTAATCGCCATATCCCCACCCGGCAATTTGATGTTGCCGATCTGCTTCAGGCTGTCGGCATCAAAAATCGCCACATCGTTAAACGTCCCGGCCAGATAAATCTTGCTGCCCTCCTTGTTGAAGGAAATGCAGTAGTAGGAATGATCCAGCGTCGCCGCCTGCAGCATTTTCTTTTCCTTGATGTCGTACTTGGCCAGGCGATTCAGCACGCCGAACATCAGGTTCGGGTCCTTCGGCGAGCGCATGCCGCTGAAGTAGATTTCCGTCAGCGGGCCGAAGTCGGTGGTTTCGGTCTTGCCGGTTTTCAGGTCGATGCTGAACAGTCCGTAGAGATACTCGGCGGTGGCGGGATCCTGCTTCTTGTCCTTGAATTTCGCCGCGGTGTAGAGCAACGAAAAGTCATGGCGATAGGTTTGCTGGTTCCACACATACAGCACGTCCGGCGCGCTGTAGTTCGCCCGTTTCCAGTGACGGCTGGGGATCAGGACGTCGAACTTGCCGGTTTTGACATCGACCTTGTAGACGTCCGCCCCAGCCACGTACAGCGTGCCGTCGTCGCCACTCTGCATGATGGTCAGTTGCCGTGGCGCCGGAAAACTGCGCACCGGTTTGGCGTCCATACCGGCATCAGTGGCGTAGACATCCAGTCGCGGCTGCTGCACTTCGTAGCGATCATTGAGCATCAACGTCGGGTTGGCGATGGCGAACAGTTCCTTGCCGTCATGACTGAGGGTGAAAGCGAACATCGACTTCGCTTTCTCCCCCGGCTTCTGGGTGATGCTGGCGTGGAACACCTGTTTGCAGCTATCGAGCTCGACGCCGTAGACATCCGCGTAATGGTTGTTCAGCACATAAGCGGTCTTGCGATCCGGCGACAACTGAACAGTGCCCGGACCGAAGGCGTCCGGCATCTTGCAGGTCTTGAACAGCGTGTCCGTGGCCAGGTCGATCACGTGCAGGTTGTTCGGGTAATTGGTGGTCAACATGTACTCGTGACCGTCTTGCAGAGCGGTGTTTTCATCCGCCAGAACGTTGAACGAACAGACGCTCAGGACGGCGAACGCGGCCAGGCCGCAGGCTTTGATGCTGTGCATGCTGGAATCCTTCTTCTCTGTCCGATCACTTGTCTTTCGGGAAGACAGTGCCAAGGTTGCGCCAGTTGTCGTTGGACGCCTGGGCATCCTTGTTCCAGTCCGGGTAGGTGCTCATCATGTCGGGCACCTGGGCCGGCCACCAGCAAGGGTCGGAACAACCGTAAAGGTCCGCTTCCATCGGCTGGCACAGCGACGACACACCGCCAAACGCGTCGATTTCCCAACCCGGGTCGGTGGTCGAGGCGCAACCGGCGACGGAACTCATCGCCACCACTTCTTCGATGCGGTTTTCGGCCGCGGCCTCATCGAGTTTCAACGCTTTATTATTGATTGCCTTGAGATGTTTCATATCAGTGAGCCTTGCGCGGAGTGATGTAGCTGCTGATAAACGCAGGGTTGTGGGCCATGATCCGGGTGTAGACCTCGATGCCGAAGTCGACCCAGTCACGCATCAGTTCGCAGTAGTGATACGTCGGGTGGGTCGGGTCGCCGTAACGGGCGTAGCTCTCGTGGTAGCAGCCGCCGGAGCAGAGATTGCGGATCTGGCAGTCTTCGCAACCGGTGTTGCTGCGGTCGAGGCGCTGGGACAGGAAGTCATTCAGCTCAACCTGTTTCACACCGCTGTGCACGTTGCCGAAGGTTGGCAGCGATGAGCCGGTAAAGCGGTGGCACAGGTTCAGCTCACCCTTGTGATCCACCGCCAGCATCTTCAGGCCCGCGCCGCATGGCAGGGCTTTTTTGTGGCCTTCGTGGATGTCGGTGATCAACTGGTGCAGGTTGGAGAAGCCGATGTTGCGGTGCTCCAGCGCCGCTTCCAGATAACGTCGGCCGAGCCTCTTCATGCTGGCGAACACTTCGATCAGTTCGTCGCTGGTGAGGTTGAAGGTGCTGATGTCTCCGGAGGTCACCGGGGCGAAGCCGACTTCGGCAAACCCCAGTTCGTTGAACAGGTGATCCCAGATGGTTTCGACGTCGGTGACGCCGGTGGTCAGGGTCACCCGTGCGCCCACCGGACGGCTGTTGTAGCGCGACAGCAGCATCTCGGCCTTGCGCCGCACCACGTCATACGTGCCCTGCCCGCCCACGGTGATGCGGTTGCGGTCGTGCACGGTTTTCGGTCCGTCGATACTGACCGAAAGCCCGAAGCGATGGGCATTCAGGTAGTCCACGGTCTCTTCGGTGAGCAGCGTGGCGTTGGTGGTCATGACGAACTCGACGAACTTGCCCGCCTCGCGGAAACGCTTCTCGCAATAGTCGACCATGTACTCGATCAGCTTGCGGTTGCTCAGCGGTTCGCCGCCAAAAAACACCACGGTGAAACGTTCTTCATCCGGGGATTCACGCAGCAGCATTTCCACTGACGCAATAGCCGTTTCGACGTCCATTTTTTTGCCGGCCGACGGCTTGTCGAGGTCTTCCTTGTAGCAGTAGGTGCAGCTCAGGTTGCAGCCGGTGTTGACGTTGAGCACCACGGTGTTGATCGCGGTGCGCTCGACCCGTTTGGTGCCGATGTCCGGGGTCAGCGGCGAACCGTCGCTGACCAGTTCCAGAGACATCAGCTCACGCAGTGTCTCGGTGATTTCCTCGCCGTTAAAGCGTGTGGCAAGGCGCTGGATCAGGTCCTCGGACGAACAGCCGGGACCGCGCAACGTGTCGATGATGGTGCCCGTCAGCTCATCGCTGGCGAACAGCGAACTGCTGGGGATGTGAAACAGCATGCGGTCGGCATCGACGTGCACTTCATGCAGATTCCGCTCAACCAGATTCAAAATAGCGCCCATCGCAACCTCCTGTGCAAACCCCGGTTTACGGGGCCTGCGGTCATTCCAAAAAAGTGTCTGAATCGATTGAAATCAGCCAACTCATGGAATGGGTGGATTGTTCCAGCGTTGCACGGTGACGATCATGTGGCCCTCGCCGGTCAGGGATTTCCCTGCGTCGTCGACGGCGGCGATCACCTTGAGGTTGCCGGCATTGTTGGTGGACATTTTGCGTTGCGGGTTCGGCCCGGCATCGCCCGGTGTGAATACGCCGCTGTCAGCCTGCATGGTGCCGGCGAACTTGACGTCTTCGTCTTCCTTGGCGCGGTCGTCGAAGGCTTCGACCGACCACTGCGCCGGGAACACGCCGATGCGATACGGTTTGCCATCAGCACCCTTGCCCCAGGCTTCCGCGTCGAAACGGCCCTGGACTTTCGGCGTCGAACCACCGCCCTCGCCGATCCGCGACACCGAGAACTCGGGCACGACTTTGACTTCGGCGATCTTGCTGTAGACCGACAGGGTCGGGCCTTTCAGTGTGCCGACGGTGACGTTGCGCAGGCCCGGTTGGGCATTGGCGGCGGCCTTGAGTTTGACCTTGATTCGATCCGCGTTTTGCTCGACCACCTCGACCACTTCGACGCCTTTGCCGAAGTTCGGTTTGCCGGTGAGACCGCTGCCGATCAGGGTCACTTCCGTCTCGACGCCGGCCTTCAGATAACCCGGCTGCACCGCCAGCAAACGACTGCTGCCCTGCTTGGCGGCGACGAAGTCCAGACCTCGCTCATCATGCTCGGCCTCGAACATCCGGCCCTGCATCGCGTTGCCTTGGGCGGCAAACACCTGACGCATGGTCACGCCGTCGATGGTCACGTTGCCGCGCCATTCGTAGCCGGTGTAGAGAATCGCGCTGCCGTCACCGTTGAACGGCGTGCCATCGGCGTATTGGCCTTTGACGCTGACCTTGAACGTGTCGTCGCCATCGGCGCTTACGCTCATCACCCCGGCCAGTGCGCCTTTACCCGGCAAGTGGCCGCTGAAGCTCCAGTCGCCCACCAGCGCCTCGGCTTTCGGCGCGGTGCCCAGCCATTTTTTCCAGGCCGGGTTGTCCAGCGGATAACGCTTGGCCAACAGCGGCACCATTTCTTTTCGAGCCAGGTCGAACCAGTCGCGGTCGCGGGACAGGGCCTGGTATTCCAGCGACGGCCACTGGCCGAGGTGGAAGTTCACCAGACGCTCCCACTCCTGGGCCGGACGCCGTTGCAGGGCGACCCGCGCACCGGAGTGGCAGCGGCCGCACATCTGGCTGGTCTGGTCGTCGAATTTCTCGACAGTATTGAGTCGGCGCTCCAGCGCGTAACGCACGCCATCGGTCTCGCTCGGCGCCAGGCCCTGGGTGTCGGCCAGGTATTTGACCAGGGTGCGGCGGTCGTCATCGCTGATCTGCAAACCGTGCATGGTCTGCATCCGGGCGATGCTCATCAGCCAGCCTTCCGGGGTTTTGCGCTGGTGGCTGATGCGGCTCAGGGCGTTGTCGGCTTCGGGGGTATGACAGCCCTGACAGGTTTCCTTGAGGATGGTCTGGGCGTCGCGGGCTGCCAGGCTGTCAGGCGAATGCAGCGCCACACAAGCGGCCACGGCCAGCAGACTGGCGCTCAGGCCTGATCGGAGTTTTCTCTTCATCAACGTCGAACCTCGCACGGTGCTTTCTTATTTTTGTGGCTTATCGTTTTTATGGTTTCTGCCGTCGGCGGCGCACCGCAGACGGAGGCAAGAGAAACGTCTGAGATGAGCAATACACGGAGCGTGCCAGCTTGCCGATTACCTTTTTTATCAAGCGGTTGCGTGAAGTTGACTGCTGTTGGCCCTGCCTGATCGAGAGCGCCTGCGTCTAATATCGCGACAGTTGTTGCAGTCTGAGACAAGCATAGATGCGTGGCCGGAACAGCTCATCGCCCGACCATTGACGGCAGTCCCCTGCGGGAGCGAAATAAGTGTTCACCCATTGCCATTCGGGGGGTCACACCATGGTAAGCATCACTGTCCTCGCGGGGGACTTTCTGCAGGGTGACGGAGAGTACACAGACGGCGTTTTCACCCTGAGAACGTCGCTTCACCCGTGGCCCGGCATCACCCTGCCCCTCTCTTCGTTCAAAAGCGTGGAAGTCGCCAACGAGGATTCGATCAACAGCATCAAGGAAGCTATCGGCTTCGGTGTCGCCGGCGCCATGCTGCTAGGCCCCATTGGTGCGATTGCCGGTTTCATGCTGACCGGGAAAGAAACCGAAGTCACCTTTCTGGCAACGCTCAAGGACGACAGAAAACTGCTGGCTGCCGTTGATGGCAACACATTCGACGAGATTTCCCGGAAGGTGGCCGCCTGATTGCTCAGCGCGAGCCGCACCGGTTACACGGTGCGGCTTGACGCTGGTTCAGATCGAATAGGTGGGATGAATGCTTTTGTGAGCCTCGATTTCCTGGCGCATGTCCGCCACCAGCGTGGCGATGGCATGGGGACTGTCCAGTGTCCATAGGGGAACGTGAGTGGCCACCAGGTCCACTTTGCCGGTCATGCAGTCACAGACCCGGATCGTCAGGGACTGGTCCGCTTCCATGTTGCAGGTGCAGACGGCGGGTAGAAAACTGTGTTCGATGATGCTTTGGATTTCCAGAGTTGAAAGGAACATCGCAACCTCCCTTACACCAGATATGTGCCGGGTAAATGCTCCGTCATTTCACCCACCGAGCCTGAAAATTCTAATCCCCAACCGAAGGTGTCTCAAGGCCGAGAACCGGTTGCTCGTCGTCTCAGAGAGTGTCGCGAAATGCGACAAAATTGATCCGTTCATCCTCCCCTTCCCGCTCAAACCACGCGCCAGCCTTGGGCGGGCGGCGCCTTTTCGGCACTTGGCACAGCCATTGCGAAAGCCTCGTTCTCACGAACAACAAGAGGCCTCGCCATGACGCTCCCCTACCTGCTTCCCGCCACCTCGGCGTTCATCCAGCGCGCCCCACGCATGCTTATCGGCGGCGACTGGGTCGAGGCCGCCGACGGCCAGACCATGCCCCTGCACAACCCGGCCACCGGCGAAGTGCTGTGCGTGGTGCCGCGGGCCACGCCGGAAGACGTTGACCGTGCGGTGCTCGCGGCCCGTCAGGCATTCGATGATTCCGCCTGGACTCGCACCCGCCCTCGCGAGCGGCAGAATTTGCTGTGGAAACTCGCCGAGCTGATGGAGCGCGACGCCGAACTGCTCGCGCAACTGGAATGCCTGAACAACGGCAAAAGCGCGGCGGTGGCCCAGGTGATGGACGTGCAATTGTCCATCGACTTCCTGCGCTACATGGCCGGTTGGGCGACCAAGATCGAAGGTTCCAGCGTTGAAGTGTCGTTGCCGCTGATGCCGAACGATCAGTTTCACAGTTTCATTCGTCGCGAAGCGGTGGGCGTGGTGGGCGCCATCGTCGCCTGGAACTTTCCGTTGCTGCTGGCCTGCTGGAAACTTGGCCCGGCCCTGGCCACCGGCTGCACCGTGGTGCTCAAGCCTGCCGACGAAACCCCGCTGACCGCGCTGAAACTCGCCGAACTGGTGCTGGAAGCCGGTTACCCCGAAGGTGTGTTCAACGTGGTCACCGGCACTGGCATCACTGCCGGTTCAGCCCTGACCCAAAACCCGCTGGTGGACAAGTTGACCTTCACCGGCTCCACCGCCGTGGGCAAGCAGATCGGTAAGATCGCCATGGACTCCATGACCCGGGTCACCCTGGAACTGGGTGGCAAATCGCCGACCATCGTCATGGCCGATGCCGATCTGAAGACCGCCGCCGCGGGCGCCGCCAGTGCGATTTTCTTCAATCAGGGCCAGGTATGCTGTGCCGGTTCGCGCCTGTATGTGCAGCGCAAGCATTTCGACAATGTGGTGGCGGACATCGCCGACATTGCCAACGCCATGAAGCTCGGCAACGGGCTGGACCCGAGCGTGGAGATGGGGCCGCTGATCTCCGCGCGGCAGCAGGAACGGGTTTACGGGTACATCGAAAAAGGCCGGGAAAGTGGCGCGACCATCGCCTGCGGTGGTGAGCAATTCGGGCCGGGATTCTTCGTCAAACCGACGGTGATCGTCGATGTCGATCAGAAGCATTCGCTGGTGCAGGAAGAGATCTTCGGCCCGGTGCTGGTCGCAATTCCGTTTGATGATGAGGCCGATGCGTTGCGCATGGCCAATGACAGCCCGTACGGGTTGGGGGCGAGTATCTGGTCGAATGATCTGGCGGCAGTGCACCGGATGATTCCGCGGATCAAGTCCGGCTCGGTGTGGGTCAATTGCCACAGCGCCCTGGACCCGGCGCTGCCGTTTGGCGGGTACAAGATGTCGGGGGTTGGGCGGGAGATGGGGTATGCGGCGATTGAGCATTACACGGAGTTGAAGTCGGTGTTGATCAAGCTCTGATCTTCATCGTTCTTCAGGCCGCCTTCGCGGGCAAGCCTCGCTCCTACAGGGAATGCGCCCCCCTGTAGGAGCGAGGCTTGCCCGCGAAGAGGCCACACCAGTCACCACACATTCAAGGTTTGAACCCCTGAGCCAACAACCAACTCCGCATCACCCGCCCCTGCTCCACCGTCAATCCCGCCAACACCTGCTCAGCAGACTCGGTCCGCAACCGCCGCACCAACGGCGCCAGCTCAACGCCCTGCACATGCCAGATCCCCAACGGCTGATCCGCCGTGATCACCACCTCAGCCTCATCCACAAACCCCTCTTTCAACACCGGTGCTCGCTCGATTCTCAACGAAGAAAAATCCGCTTCGGCATGCGCCACCTGCGCATCCGGCCACTGCCGCCGCGCCTGCCAGAACGGCTGATCCGGCCAACGCTGCTCATCGGCATAAAAATCCCGCCCGATCCGCGCAAACCGCAAAAACAACTGCGCCACCCGTTGCTGATGAAAACGCTGGGCCAACGCCGCCCGCTCAGGTTTTCGCAACAGCGTATTGATCACCGTCGGCGCCTGCAACGCCGAGGACAAGGACTGAAAGATGCCATTGCCAGACAGCGGATCCACCGCCATCGCCGCATCGCCGACCCGAATCCAGTTTTCGCCACACACCTGCGGGCTCAGAATCGCGGTGCTGCTGCGGGCATGCAGTTGTAGATCGACCTCGGGAACACCCCCAAAAAACGCCTGCGCCAACGTGGAATTCCGGCGCCGCTGGCGGCAGTAATCGAGCAACTGCGCCTTGCCCGGCAAATGCGCGCTGGCCACGTCCACCGTCCACTGCCAGTAACACTGACCGTCCGCCCGCCGTGCCATCCACGCCCAGCCGTCCTCAAGGCTTTCCACGGCGCTGGCGGTGGCGCCCGGCGCGCCTTGCCAACGATTGAGCAGACTGACCGTCTCCGGCCCGCGCAAGCCTTTGCCGAGCGCCGGCGCCTGGCGTCCGCGTGCCTCTACCAGAAAATCGGCGACCAGCGCTTCGTGCCCTTCAATCTCGACCCGATGTCCCGCAGCCGAGGTCTGAACGCTCAGCACTCGACCTTCGACCAACTCAACGCCCGCCAGGTGCAAGTCTTCACGCAGGCCTCGATCAAAGTACGGGCGGTCCAGCAGAAACTCGATGTTTTGCGCATGCTGCTGGCCGTTCCACGACACCTGCCGTTGAGACGGCAACGCCGCATCCGCCAACGCTTGATGCAGACCGGCACCGCGCAAGGCTTCCAGCACCCGGATGGAAACGCCTTCCAGCGCCGCAAACCGTCGCCACTCGCTGACCAGCGTCACCGCGTAACCGAGCCGCCGCAAACCCAGGGCCACCGCCGCGCCCGCCGGCCCTGCGCCAAGAATCAGAATCATGGGCCCAAACGCCGCTCAGGCCCGCGATAACGCGCGTTTTCCCGCAGCCAGTCGATGACCTGCTCGTTGCTCACCTCGGGTTGTGCAACCAGGAAACCCGCAATGTGCCCGCTCAACGCCGCGCAGCCCAGACTGGCGCCGGACTGCCCCGGATACGTCCCGTGTACGCACGCGGCGAAATCCGCCTGGGCACTGTTGAGCCACGACCACTCCTGTTCGGCACAACGCGCATCGCCGGTCACGCGCAACACCTGCGGATAATTCGCCGGGAACACACCCTCGCCCTGGGCCGGGCTGGACGCACACAGTAAAATGCCCCGCGCCACCGCCCCTGCGCACGCCTCGCGCAACAGGCTGCGATCCTGTCGCAACCCGAGGCTCAGATTGATCAGGCGCACGTCCTGCTCCACCAGCCAGTCAATGGCCGTGGCGATCTGCAAGGCACTGGTGACACCACGCTGATCGAAAACCTGAGCCACGCAGAACACCGCCGAAGGGGCCCGCCGACCGATGGCCTCGATCACCGCGCTGCCGTGGCCCAGCGGATCATCGCGCAAAGCGCTTTCCGCCAGTCCGTCCTCCAGCAACGAGAAGCGTCGCCCCGCGATCACCTGAACCCGCTGCGCCGCCGAATGACCGCTGTCTACCACTCCGATTCGCAGTTCAGACTTCATGCTGCACCGTTTTCGAAGTGAGCACGCCGTCGAGCAATTCGAAGCGCAGATCGGCGTCGGCCAGGGTTGAAGGGCGATGACTGATGAGAATGCGCGTGCGCCCGGCAAACAGTCGATCGATGGCCTCGATCACTTCGCGCTCGGTGGCTTCATCCACCGCCGAGGTCGCTTCGTCCAGCA
This genomic window contains:
- a CDS encoding DUF1652 domain-containing protein; the encoded protein is MFLSTLEIQSIIEHSFLPAVCTCNMEADQSLTIRVCDCMTGKVDLVATHVPLWTLDSPHAIATLVADMRQEIEAHKSIHPTYSI
- the qhpG gene encoding flavin-dependent monooxygenase QhpG, translated to MILILGAGPAGAAVALGLRRLGYAVTLVSEWRRFAALEGVSIRVLEALRGAGLHQALADAALPSQRQVSWNGQQHAQNIEFLLDRPYFDRGLREDLHLAGVELVEGRVLSVQTSAAGHRVEIEGHEALVADFLVEARGRQAPALGKGLRGPETVSLLNRWQGAPGATASAVESLEDGWAWMARRADGQCYWQWTVDVASAHLPGKAQLLDYCRQRRRNSTLAQAFFGGVPEVDLQLHARSSTAILSPQVCGENWIRVGDAAMAVDPLSGNGIFQSLSSALQAPTVINTLLRKPERAALAQRFHQQRVAQLFLRFARIGRDFYADEQRWPDQPFWQARRQWPDAQVAHAEADFSSLRIERAPVLKEGFVDEAEVVITADQPLGIWHVQGVELAPLVRRLRTESAEQVLAGLTVEQGRVMRSWLLAQGFKP
- the qhpE gene encoding subtilisin-like serine protease QhpE, with the protein product MKSELRIGVVDSGHSAAQRVQVIAGRRFSLLEDGLAESALRDDPLGHGSAVIEAIGRRAPSAVFCVAQVFDQRGVTSALQIATAIDWLVEQDVRLINLSLGLRQDRSLLREACAGAVARGILLCASSPAQGEGVFPANYPQVLRVTGDARCAEQEWSWLNSAQADFAACVHGTYPGQSGASLGCAALSGHIAGFLVAQPEVSNEQVIDWLRENARYRGPERRLGP
- a CDS encoding aldehyde dehydrogenase family protein — encoded protein: MTLPYLLPATSAFIQRAPRMLIGGDWVEAADGQTMPLHNPATGEVLCVVPRATPEDVDRAVLAARQAFDDSAWTRTRPRERQNLLWKLAELMERDAELLAQLECLNNGKSAAVAQVMDVQLSIDFLRYMAGWATKIEGSSVEVSLPLMPNDQFHSFIRREAVGVVGAIVAWNFPLLLACWKLGPALATGCTVVLKPADETPLTALKLAELVLEAGYPEGVFNVVTGTGITAGSALTQNPLVDKLTFTGSTAVGKQIGKIAMDSMTRVTLELGGKSPTIVMADADLKTAAAGAASAIFFNQGQVCCAGSRLYVQRKHFDNVVADIADIANAMKLGNGLDPSVEMGPLISARQQERVYGYIEKGRESGATIACGGEQFGPGFFVKPTVIVDVDQKHSLVQEEIFGPVLVAIPFDDEADALRMANDSPYGLGASIWSNDLAAVHRMIPRIKSGSVWVNCHSALDPALPFGGYKMSGVGREMGYAAIEHYTELKSVLIKL